A region of Paenimyroides aestuarii DNA encodes the following proteins:
- a CDS encoding tetratricopeptide repeat protein: MALNKFVLYNILIFIGFCHSLYSQESNPFSHLSKEERMKLADKYHDLSQTVYQTSEMHRTYKDSALMAVPDHVEYMERASYSYKKAGEHIKAMEMLNKAVKIDTTNGKTAALEYKAWSMLYFYRDYESTIKDVDKVIEISKLPYKACHGESCLLLKAQAYYQLGEYKQAIETFNYLFTLLKEQGADPKDDFLSNFYLARCYFKLNDFDKSLYYLEEQLAMPYSVKAELNFYAGQIYVLKNNTEKAKQHFLKAKELYLQNDKLNEPYIERFDEIFLHDIELEISEL; encoded by the coding sequence ATGGCCTTAAATAAATTCGTTTTATACAATATTTTAATTTTTATAGGATTTTGCCATTCTTTGTATTCTCAGGAATCCAATCCGTTTTCTCATTTATCAAAAGAAGAACGTATGAAGTTGGCTGATAAATACCATGATTTATCACAAACTGTTTATCAAACTTCGGAAATGCATCGAACATACAAAGACAGTGCTTTAATGGCCGTTCCTGATCATGTGGAGTATATGGAGCGGGCATCATATTCTTATAAAAAAGCAGGGGAACACATAAAGGCTATGGAAATGCTTAACAAAGCTGTAAAGATTGATACAACAAACGGAAAAACAGCCGCATTGGAATACAAAGCGTGGAGTATGTTGTATTTTTACCGCGATTATGAAAGCACCATTAAAGATGTGGATAAAGTAATTGAAATTAGTAAATTACCCTACAAAGCGTGTCATGGCGAATCGTGTTTACTTTTAAAAGCGCAAGCATACTATCAATTGGGGGAATACAAACAAGCAATTGAAACCTTTAATTATTTGTTTACTCTGCTTAAAGAACAAGGTGCTGATCCAAAAGACGATTTTTTAAGTAATTTCTATTTGGCACGGTGCTATTTTAAATTGAATGATTTTGATAAATCGCTTTACTATTTAGAAGAACAATTAGCGATGCCCTATAGTGTGAAAGCTGAATTGAATTTTTATGCCGGACAGATTTATGTGTTAAAAAACAATACCGAAAAAGCAAAACAGCATTTTTTAAAGGCAAAAGAACTGTACCTACAAAATGATAAATTGAACGAACCGTATATTGAACGCTTCGACGAAATATTTTTACACGATATTGAATTGGAAATTAGTGAATTATAA
- the purL gene encoding phosphoribosylformylglycinamidine synthase: MIQFFENASGTVYAVQTSIPLNMDDVAKLNWLFGNAAPIETPAVNQTFVGPRAAMITPWSTNAVEITQNMGVNGIIRIEEFQKTEEDFNDFDPMISQKYPSLTQDMFTIDIQPQPVQEIDDIAAYNKQEGLALSDEEVTYLNNVAAKIGRKLTDSEVFGFSQVNSEHCRHKIFNGTFVIDGMEQPTSLFKLIKSTSETNPNDIVSAYKDNVAFVKGPRVTQFAPNTADKPDYYTEKEFDSVISLKAETHNFPTTVEPFNGAATGSGGEIRDRLAGGQGSLPLAGTAIYMTSYSRLEDDRTWEKAMNERNWLYQTPMDILIKASNGASDFGNKFGQPLITGSVLTFEHEENNRKIGYDKVIMQAGGIGYGKADQAKKHEPQSGDQIVILGGENYRIGMGGAAVSSADTGAFGSGIELNAIQRSNPEMQKRAANAVRGMVESDVNPIVSIHDHGAGGHLNCLSELVENTGGLIDLDKLPVGDPTLSAKEIIGNESQERMGLVIGKNDMDTLKRVAERERSPIYTVGEVTNNQRFTFQSATSGEKPMDLALADMFGSSPKTIMNDETVVYNYADIVYEKEEVYNYLNQVLQLEAVACKDWLTNKVDRCVGGRVAKQQCVGPLQLPLNNVGVMALDFKGKEGIATTVGHSPITALVDPVAGSRNAIGEALSNILFAPIKNGLSGISLSANWMWACNNKGEDARLYEAVKGCADFAIELGINIPTGKDSLSMKQKYPDGDVIAPGTVIISAAGNCTDIKKVVEPVLSKSADSIYYINLSKDQFKLGGSSFAQILNKVGNDVPTITDAAYFKKAFNTIQELINDNQIAAGHDVGSGGLITTLLEMCFAGYNLDADIDLTGLNESDIIKALFNENIAVVLQAQNDRIFESKMDANGIEFVKIGVPSEGHDLKVIFGKEFYNFNINELRDTWFITSYYLDKKQSKNGMARERLMNYKNQPLQFNFPFHFNGQKPVIENTKPRPKAAIIREKGSNSEREMANAMYLAGFDVKDVHMTDLITGRETLEDIQFIGAVGGFSNSDVLGSAKGWAGAFMYNEKANTALKNFFARPDTLSVGICNGCQLFMELELINPEHEVHGKMHHNTSQKHESNFVSVKVQPNKSVMLSTLAGTTLGVWISHGEGKFNLPNSESDYHIVAKYAYDKYPANPNGSDYNTAMMCDKTGRHLVTMPHIERSVFPWNWANYPAGRKDEVSPWVEAFVNARKWCEENQL; encoded by the coding sequence ATGATTCAATTTTTTGAAAATGCGTCTGGTACAGTTTATGCTGTGCAAACCTCAATTCCATTAAACATGGACGATGTAGCAAAACTAAATTGGTTATTTGGCAATGCTGCACCAATCGAAACACCCGCTGTAAACCAAACTTTTGTGGGGCCGCGTGCTGCCATGATTACACCTTGGAGTACTAATGCAGTAGAAATTACACAAAACATGGGTGTAAACGGAATCATTCGTATAGAAGAATTCCAAAAAACAGAAGAAGATTTTAACGACTTCGACCCAATGATTTCTCAAAAATATCCTTCGCTTACGCAGGATATGTTTACCATTGATATACAACCGCAACCCGTTCAAGAAATTGATGATATTGCAGCTTACAACAAACAAGAAGGTTTGGCTTTAAGCGATGAAGAAGTAACTTATCTAAACAATGTTGCTGCTAAAATAGGTAGAAAATTAACCGACTCTGAGGTTTTTGGATTTTCACAAGTAAATTCAGAACATTGTCGTCATAAAATTTTCAACGGCACTTTTGTAATTGATGGAATGGAACAACCAACTTCCTTATTCAAATTGATAAAAAGCACGTCGGAAACCAATCCAAACGATATTGTTTCGGCTTATAAAGATAATGTGGCTTTTGTAAAAGGACCACGCGTAACACAATTTGCCCCAAATACCGCAGACAAACCCGATTATTACACAGAAAAAGAATTTGATTCGGTAATTTCCTTAAAAGCCGAAACCCACAATTTCCCTACCACAGTAGAACCTTTTAATGGTGCTGCAACGGGTTCGGGCGGTGAAATTCGCGATCGCTTAGCAGGTGGTCAAGGCTCGTTGCCTTTAGCAGGAACAGCAATTTATATGACTTCGTATTCGCGTTTAGAAGACGATAGAACTTGGGAAAAAGCAATGAATGAAAGAAATTGGTTGTACCAAACACCAATGGATATTTTAATAAAAGCATCAAACGGTGCTTCCGATTTTGGAAACAAATTTGGACAGCCCCTTATTACAGGTTCGGTTTTAACCTTTGAACATGAAGAAAACAACCGCAAAATTGGTTACGATAAAGTAATCATGCAAGCCGGTGGTATTGGCTACGGAAAAGCCGATCAAGCAAAAAAACACGAACCACAATCTGGCGACCAAATTGTAATTTTAGGAGGTGAAAACTACCGAATTGGTATGGGCGGTGCCGCAGTTTCTTCAGCAGACACGGGTGCTTTTGGTTCGGGTATCGAATTAAATGCCATTCAACGCTCCAACCCCGAAATGCAAAAACGTGCAGCCAATGCAGTGCGCGGCATGGTGGAATCAGATGTAAACCCTATTGTTTCTATTCACGATCACGGTGCAGGCGGACATTTAAACTGCTTGTCGGAATTGGTTGAAAACACCGGCGGATTGATCGATTTAGATAAATTGCCAGTTGGAGACCCAACCTTATCAGCAAAAGAAATTATTGGTAACGAATCGCAAGAGCGTATGGGATTGGTTATTGGTAAAAATGATATGGATACCTTAAAACGCGTTGCTGAACGTGAGCGTTCTCCGATATATACCGTAGGCGAGGTTACCAACAACCAAAGATTCACTTTTCAATCGGCTACAAGTGGCGAAAAACCAATGGATTTAGCTTTAGCAGACATGTTTGGTTCTTCCCCAAAAACCATTATGAACGATGAAACTGTTGTTTATAATTATGCCGATATAGTATATGAAAAAGAAGAAGTTTACAACTATTTAAACCAAGTTTTGCAATTAGAAGCTGTTGCTTGTAAAGATTGGTTAACCAATAAAGTAGATCGTTGCGTGGGCGGTCGTGTAGCCAAACAGCAATGTGTGGGTCCTTTGCAATTGCCGCTAAACAATGTAGGTGTCATGGCGCTTGATTTTAAAGGGAAAGAAGGTATTGCAACCACAGTGGGCCACTCACCTATCACCGCATTGGTAGATCCTGTTGCAGGTAGTAGAAATGCCATTGGCGAAGCGTTATCGAACATTCTATTTGCTCCTATAAAAAATGGATTAAGTGGTATCTCCCTATCAGCCAATTGGATGTGGGCGTGTAACAACAAAGGCGAAGATGCCCGTTTATACGAAGCAGTAAAAGGCTGCGCCGATTTTGCAATTGAATTGGGAATTAACATTCCAACTGGGAAAGATTCGCTTTCAATGAAGCAAAAATACCCTGATGGTGACGTAATTGCTCCAGGAACGGTGATTATTTCGGCTGCAGGAAACTGTACAGACATCAAAAAAGTGGTAGAACCTGTTTTATCAAAAAGTGCAGATTCTATTTATTATATCAATTTATCCAAAGATCAATTCAAATTAGGAGGATCCTCTTTTGCACAAATTTTAAACAAGGTGGGCAACGATGTTCCAACAATTACCGATGCCGCTTACTTTAAAAAAGCATTCAATACCATTCAAGAATTAATCAATGACAATCAAATCGCAGCAGGGCACGATGTGGGTTCTGGTGGTTTAATCACCACTTTGCTAGAAATGTGTTTTGCCGGATATAATTTAGATGCCGATATTGATTTAACAGGCTTAAACGAATCTGACATCATTAAAGCGCTTTTCAATGAAAACATCGCCGTAGTGTTACAAGCTCAAAACGACCGTATTTTTGAAAGCAAAATGGATGCAAACGGTATCGAGTTTGTAAAAATTGGTGTTCCTTCAGAAGGCCACGATTTAAAAGTAATCTTCGGAAAAGAGTTTTACAACTTTAATATCAATGAATTACGCGACACTTGGTTCATTACTTCGTATTATTTAGATAAAAAACAATCTAAAAACGGAATGGCTCGCGAACGCTTAATGAATTATAAAAACCAACCGTTACAGTTTAACTTTCCGTTTCATTTCAACGGACAAAAGCCTGTAATTGAGAATACAAAACCACGACCAAAAGCAGCAATTATTCGTGAGAAAGGATCAAATTCTGAACGCGAAATGGCCAATGCTATGTACTTAGCCGGATTTGACGTTAAAGATGTACACATGACCGATTTAATCACTGGTCGTGAAACATTAGAAGATATTCAGTTTATTGGTGCTGTTGGTGGCTTTTCAAATTCAGATGTTTTAGGTTCTGCAAAAGGTTGGGCTGGTGCATTTATGTACAACGAAAAAGCCAACACTGCATTGAAAAATTTCTTTGCACGTCCGGATACTCTTTCAGTAGGAATTTGCAACGGATGTCAATTGTTTATGGAATTAGAATTGATCAATCCGGAGCATGAAGTACACGGAAAAATGCATCACAACACATCCCAAAAACACGAGTCAAACTTTGTTTCTGTAAAAGTACAACCAAACAAATCGGTAATGCTTTCTACCTTAGCCGGAACAACTTTAGGGGTTTGGATTTCGCATGGTGAAGGAAAATTTAATTTACCAAATAGCGAAAGCGACTATCACATTGTGGCAAAATATGCGTATGATAAATATCCTGCCAACCCAAATGGATCTGATTACAACACCGCAATGATGTGTGATAAAACCGGACGCCATTTAGTAACTATGCCTCATATAGAGCGTTCTGTTTTTCCATGGAATTGGGCAAACTATCCCGCAGGCAGAAAAGACGAAGTTTCGCCATGGGTAGAAGCTTTTGTAAATGCACGCAAATGGTGCGAGGAAAATCAGTTATAA
- a CDS encoding GH3 auxin-responsive promoter family protein: protein MALSIINSIVSWILKKRIHQIELFIKYPHDVQNELLLQLIQRAKFTEIGKKYDFSSIFSYSQFAERVPVSTYEEVEPLIERSRKGENNIYWPEPIRYFAKSSGTTNAKSKFIPVSTDALENCHYKAGKDMLCLYLNNNEDSQLFTGKSLRLGGSKQLYADNNTIFGDLSAILIDNLPFWAELSSTPNSKVSLMSEWNEKMKAIVKETKNENVTSLLGVPSWLLVLLNNVMQDVNKSSLLEIWPNAEVYFHGGISFEPYREQYQKLFPKENFRFYENYNASEGFFAIQDRNNANDMLLMLDYGIFYEFIPMDTFATSHQKTVSLADVQMNKSYAVVITTNSGLWRYLIGDTVRFTSLNPYRIKITGRTKHYINVFGEELMIENTDKALAITANEFQVDIVEYTVAPVFMEGKEKGAHEWMIEFKKNPSDLKAFAKRLDENIQSINSDYEAKRYNSMTLNELKLNVAKPNLFHLWLSKQDKLGGQNKIPRLSNDRSYLEQLKTLNN, encoded by the coding sequence ATGGCATTATCAATTATCAACTCTATTGTTTCGTGGATTTTAAAAAAACGGATACATCAAATAGAACTATTTATTAAGTATCCCCACGATGTGCAAAACGAATTGCTGTTGCAACTAATTCAACGGGCAAAATTTACCGAAATAGGGAAGAAGTACGATTTTTCTTCGATTTTCAGCTACAGCCAATTTGCTGAGCGCGTTCCGGTTTCAACCTATGAAGAAGTGGAACCGCTTATAGAACGCAGTAGAAAAGGTGAAAACAACATTTATTGGCCCGAACCAATTAGATATTTTGCAAAATCGAGCGGTACCACCAATGCCAAAAGTAAATTTATACCCGTTAGTACCGATGCTCTAGAAAATTGCCATTACAAAGCGGGGAAAGATATGCTGTGTTTGTATTTAAACAATAACGAAGATTCGCAACTTTTTACAGGAAAAAGCCTTCGTTTAGGCGGAAGTAAACAGCTTTATGCAGACAATAACACGATTTTTGGTGATCTTTCGGCTATTTTAATTGATAATTTACCTTTTTGGGCAGAATTGAGTTCCACACCAAACAGCAAAGTTTCATTAATGAGCGAATGGAACGAAAAAATGAAAGCCATTGTAAAAGAAACCAAAAACGAGAATGTTACCAGTTTATTAGGCGTACCTTCGTGGCTATTGGTTTTGCTGAACAATGTGATGCAAGACGTTAATAAATCTAGTTTGCTTGAAATTTGGCCCAATGCCGAAGTGTATTTTCACGGCGGAATCAGTTTTGAACCCTATCGCGAACAGTATCAAAAGCTTTTTCCTAAAGAAAATTTTCGTTTTTATGAAAACTATAATGCTTCCGAAGGATTTTTTGCCATTCAAGACCGCAATAATGCAAATGATATGCTGCTCATGTTAGATTATGGAATTTTCTATGAATTTATTCCAATGGATACATTTGCAACATCTCACCAAAAAACTGTATCTTTAGCCGATGTTCAAATGAATAAAAGCTATGCGGTGGTTATTACAACCAATTCGGGTTTATGGCGCTATTTAATAGGAGATACTGTTCGGTTTACTTCATTAAATCCGTATCGAATAAAAATCACGGGACGCACCAAGCATTACATTAATGTTTTTGGCGAAGAATTAATGATTGAAAATACCGACAAAGCGCTCGCAATAACAGCAAATGAATTTCAGGTTGATATTGTAGAATACACAGTTGCGCCGGTTTTTATGGAAGGAAAAGAAAAAGGAGCGCATGAATGGATGATCGAGTTTAAAAAGAATCCATCTGATTTAAAAGCATTTGCAAAACGATTAGATGAAAACATACAAAGCATTAATTCTGATTACGAAGCCAAGCGTTACAACAGTATGACACTTAACGAATTAAAGTTAAACGTAGCAAAGCCAAACCTTTTTCATTTGTGGTTAAGCAAACAAGACAAGTTGGGCGGACAAAATAAAATTCCCCGTTTGTCTAACGATCGCTCTTATTTGGAACAATTAAAAACATTGAATAATTAA
- the porT gene encoding type IX secretion/gliding motility protein PorT/SprT, which produces MKNLFIAICLFASVQLSAQGMFGKNPYKNQQTWDQQRVHYGYYLGFSSYNFKFDYSKSFLDKNGSNEILVEPTTGFNVGLVGNLRLMEYLDLRFEPGLYYTRRKLIFPHITNPDQNTRDVASTYIHFPILLKFSALRAGNIRPYILTGISQSLNLSSNETSKDDNYQGRFRMKKWTANYELGLGVDLYFEHFKFTPSIRGVFGLQDELIRDKNPNSPWTGDIESMKTRGLFINFTFH; this is translated from the coding sequence ATGAAAAATTTATTTATTGCCATTTGTTTATTCGCTTCGGTTCAGTTATCTGCACAAGGCATGTTTGGGAAAAATCCCTACAAAAACCAGCAAACATGGGATCAACAAAGGGTTCATTACGGATATTATTTAGGATTTAGCTCGTACAATTTTAAGTTTGATTATTCTAAAAGTTTTCTCGATAAAAATGGAAGTAACGAAATTTTAGTCGAACCAACAACTGGTTTTAATGTAGGTTTGGTGGGAAACTTACGTTTAATGGAATATCTAGATTTGCGATTTGAACCAGGTTTGTATTACACCCGCAGAAAATTGATTTTTCCGCACATTACCAACCCTGATCAAAACACGCGCGATGTAGCTTCAACTTATATACATTTTCCCATATTGCTGAAGTTTTCTGCATTGAGAGCTGGAAATATTCGTCCGTATATCTTAACAGGTATTTCGCAATCATTAAACTTAAGCAGCAATGAAACCTCTAAAGATGATAATTACCAAGGTCGTTTTAGAATGAAAAAATGGACTGCAAATTACGAACTAGGTTTAGGAGTTGATTTATACTTTGAACATTTTAAATTTACACCTTCCATCCGTGGCGTATTTGGTTTACAAGACGAACTTATTCGCGACAAAAATCCAAACAGTCCATGGACCGGCGATATAGAATCTATGAAAACACGTGGTTTGTTTATTAACTTTACGTTTCACTAA
- a CDS encoding glycosyltransferase produces MNILNVTSIVEWRGGDAQMYTIYNLLKKHKALNQYILCPINSVLYEKAVHDDAQVLSYIKKNKVFSLINPIIDAVKKHDIDVLHIHDSSALSAAIIAKICLKKEVKLIYSRKRNNRIKKNFFKKLKYDNKYIYKIVSVSKAVEQIFHDIHISSEKLLTIYDAINVAAFSNKNKVGLIHKELNLSQDIQIIGNISSLSKQKDLVTFINTAEKVIKKNQNVHFVILGSGSEEQLLKELVHTKKIENYVFFLGFKPNVADYLNEFDVLLMTSVTEGLPLTIYEAFASQIPIVSTKAGGIPEVITDGENGFLTEIGDDKTLAEKCLLLLNNSNLANNFKEKSFTLVKNNFDLKNLEENYYNFYTTL; encoded by the coding sequence ATGAATATTTTAAATGTAACATCAATTGTAGAATGGCGTGGTGGTGATGCGCAAATGTACACGATATATAATTTGTTAAAAAAGCACAAAGCACTTAACCAATATATCTTGTGCCCAATAAATTCTGTTTTGTATGAAAAAGCCGTTCATGACGATGCTCAAGTGTTATCATATATCAAAAAAAATAAAGTTTTTTCGCTTATAAACCCTATAATTGATGCGGTTAAAAAACATGATATCGATGTGTTGCACATTCATGATTCTAGTGCTTTATCGGCAGCAATTATTGCGAAAATATGTTTAAAAAAAGAGGTGAAACTCATCTATAGTCGCAAAAGAAACAATCGAATAAAAAAGAATTTTTTCAAAAAATTAAAATACGATAATAAATACATTTATAAAATTGTATCCGTTTCGAAAGCTGTAGAGCAAATATTTCATGACATCCATATTTCTTCTGAGAAACTGCTCACAATTTACGACGCAATTAATGTGGCTGCATTTAGCAATAAAAACAAAGTTGGGTTAATTCACAAAGAGTTGAATCTTTCGCAAGACATACAGATCATTGGAAACATTTCTTCATTATCTAAACAAAAAGATTTAGTTACTTTTATAAATACTGCTGAAAAAGTAATTAAGAAAAATCAAAATGTGCACTTTGTTATTCTTGGAAGCGGTTCCGAAGAACAACTTTTGAAAGAATTGGTGCATACAAAAAAAATAGAAAACTATGTGTTTTTCTTAGGTTTTAAGCCAAATGTTGCAGATTATTTAAACGAATTTGATGTTTTATTAATGACTTCGGTTACGGAAGGTTTGCCCTTAACAATTTATGAAGCTTTTGCCTCGCAAATACCAATAGTTTCCACAAAAGCCGGAGGAATTCCTGAAGTGATTACAGATGGAGAAAATGGCTTTTTAACAGAAATTGGCGACGACAAAACGCTTGCAGAAAAGTGCTTATTGCTACTTAACAACAGCAATTTAGCCAATAATTTTAAAGAAAAATCGTTTACTTTGGTAAAAAATAATTTCGATTTAAAAAACTTAGAAGAAAATTATTATAATTTTTACACCACTTTATAA
- a CDS encoding glycosyltransferase yields MTKTKIYVFCPEIKVPTGGVKQLYKLAELLSNENYDVFLTHGKKNFKNNWFSTKVKFAYYPYLFYKIYKLTRKNKTKYIFKDFFKELFMDKSLPESDSILIYPEIWGDRINTLTSNKYIVYNQNCYYTFNLYPFLKNNTEHSYNNDNFLGFLTVSKDSKEYLNLAFPNQKTERICLGINPTFSFSSKKEKIIAFMPRKLKEDFNQIYHILVNNPHFKDWKWQPIDNCTEDEVAVILQKSAFFLSFNYNEGFGLPPVEAMACGCYVIGYAGNAGNEYFFKKFSTLIPDRNIIEFTKSLLEKVMIFNENPLSLINLGQEASIYVHKTYNLEYEKQSTLNAVNNILKNENPL; encoded by the coding sequence ATGACTAAAACAAAAATTTATGTTTTTTGTCCTGAAATAAAAGTTCCAACAGGTGGTGTAAAACAATTATACAAATTAGCTGAACTGTTATCAAATGAAAACTATGATGTTTTTTTAACACATGGAAAAAAGAATTTTAAAAACAATTGGTTTTCTACAAAAGTTAAATTTGCGTATTATCCTTATCTCTTTTACAAAATTTACAAATTAACTCGAAAAAACAAAACCAAATACATTTTTAAAGATTTCTTCAAAGAACTCTTTATGGATAAATCATTACCTGAATCTGATTCCATTCTCATTTATCCGGAAATTTGGGGAGACAGAATTAATACATTAACTTCTAACAAATATATAGTTTATAACCAAAACTGTTATTACACTTTTAATTTATACCCTTTTTTAAAAAACAATACCGAACACTCCTATAACAATGACAATTTCTTAGGCTTTTTAACTGTTTCTAAAGATTCTAAAGAATATTTGAATTTGGCATTCCCAAACCAAAAAACAGAGCGTATTTGTTTAGGTATAAACCCTACATTTTCATTTAGTAGCAAAAAAGAGAAGATAATTGCTTTTATGCCGAGAAAATTAAAAGAAGATTTCAATCAAATCTATCATATTCTTGTAAACAATCCTCACTTTAAAGATTGGAAATGGCAACCTATTGATAATTGTACAGAAGATGAAGTTGCCGTTATATTACAAAAAAGTGCCTTTTTTTTAAGCTTTAATTATAATGAAGGTTTTGGTTTACCACCAGTAGAAGCTATGGCATGTGGTTGTTATGTTATTGGATATGCAGGAAATGCAGGAAATGAGTATTTTTTTAAGAAATTTTCTACATTAATTCCTGACAGAAATATAATTGAATTCACAAAATCTCTTCTAGAAAAAGTAATGATATTTAATGAAAATCCGTTATCTTTAATTAATTTAGGACAAGAAGCTTCAATATATGTTCACAAAACATATAATCTAGAATACGAGAAGCAGTCAACGCTAAATGCAGTAAATAATATATTAAAAAATGAAAACCCTCTATAA
- the ubiE gene encoding bifunctional demethylmenaquinone methyltransferase/2-methoxy-6-polyprenyl-1,4-benzoquinol methylase UbiE encodes MADQINPYKDSNLGKKQQVEQMFDTISGNYDSLNRMISMGTDQGWRRNVLKMVSETNPESILDIATGTGDLAILLSKSNAKRIVGLDLSAGMLEIGKEKVKALALHHKIEMIQGDSENLPFQDNTFDAITVAFGIRNFENLEKGLSEIARVLKPNGIFVILETSVPTKFPFKQGYNFYMKTFMPLMGKMFSKDKKAYEYLSESAKNFPYGEELNAILRKVGFKNVKHTPQTMGVATIYSASK; translated from the coding sequence ATGGCCGATCAAATCAATCCATATAAAGATTCTAATCTTGGTAAAAAACAGCAAGTTGAGCAAATGTTTGATACAATTTCTGGAAATTACGACAGTTTAAACCGAATGATTTCCATGGGAACTGATCAAGGATGGAGAAGAAATGTACTGAAAATGGTTTCTGAAACAAATCCTGAATCAATTCTAGATATCGCCACCGGTACAGGTGATTTGGCTATATTACTTTCAAAATCGAATGCAAAACGCATTGTTGGCTTAGATCTTTCTGCAGGAATGCTAGAAATTGGAAAAGAAAAAGTAAAAGCTTTGGCCTTACATCACAAAATTGAAATGATACAAGGCGATTCTGAAAATTTACCTTTTCAAGACAATACTTTTGATGCAATTACCGTTGCTTTTGGTATACGCAATTTTGAAAATTTGGAAAAAGGCTTGTCTGAAATTGCTCGCGTTTTAAAACCTAACGGAATTTTTGTTATCTTAGAAACCTCGGTTCCTACAAAATTTCCGTTTAAACAAGGGTACAATTTTTATATGAAAACCTTTATGCCGCTAATGGGTAAAATGTTTTCTAAAGACAAAAAAGCCTACGAATATTTATCAGAATCGGCAAAAAACTTTCCTTATGGCGAAGAATTAAATGCCATTTTACGGAAAGTTGGTTTTAAAAATGTAAAGCACACTCCACAAACAATGGGTGTTGCAACTATTTATTCAGCATCAAAATAA
- a CDS encoding DUF2797 domain-containing protein: MQYEGVLNKMHTELANPIQYYLVFDQAFIHINQIIYKDIEIQHVGYQCLNCKKEKKIFRQGFCYDCFMKSAAAGDWIMRPELSTAHLDIEDRDLEYEKKVQLQPHIVYLAVASDVKIGVTRKTQVPTRWIDQGASAAIPVVEVPNRYLAGITEVALKKHYTDKTNWRKMVLNQIVSVDLDQEVKKIEALLPEEVHAYFRNTAHNVYELAYPVEQYLTSCTSLNLDKTPNFKGKIIGVKGQYLMFEDGTVFNLRSYEGYKVILNIE, from the coding sequence ATGCAATACGAAGGAGTTTTGAATAAAATGCATACCGAATTAGCAAATCCTATACAATATTACTTGGTTTTTGACCAGGCTTTTATTCATATCAATCAAATTATTTATAAAGACATTGAAATTCAACATGTTGGCTACCAATGTTTGAATTGCAAAAAAGAGAAGAAAATTTTTAGACAAGGTTTTTGTTATGATTGTTTTATGAAAAGTGCTGCAGCAGGAGATTGGATTATGCGGCCAGAACTAAGCACAGCTCATTTAGACATTGAAGATCGCGACTTAGAATATGAAAAAAAGGTTCAATTGCAACCACATATTGTATATTTGGCTGTGGCAAGTGATGTAAAAATTGGTGTGACCCGTAAAACACAAGTGCCCACCAGATGGATTGACCAAGGCGCATCGGCTGCGATTCCGGTAGTTGAAGTTCCCAATAGGTATTTAGCCGGAATTACCGAAGTAGCCCTAAAAAAGCATTATACCGATAAAACCAACTGGCGAAAAATGGTGCTTAACCAAATTGTTTCTGTGGATTTAGACCAAGAAGTAAAGAAAATAGAAGCCCTTTTGCCTGAAGAAGTACATGCCTATTTCCGAAACACTGCGCACAATGTGTACGAATTAGCGTATCCGGTGGAGCAATACCTGACATCGTGCACTAGTTTAAATTTAGACAAAACACCAAATTTTAAGGGCAAAATTATTGGAGTAAAAGGACAGTATTTAATGTTTGAAGACGGTACTGTTTTCAACCTTCGCAGTTATGAGGGGTATAAGGTTATCCTTAATATCGAATAG